The proteins below are encoded in one region of Reichenbachiella sp. 5M10:
- the rplN gene encoding 50S ribosomal protein L14, giving the protein MVQQESRLSVADNSGAKEVLCIRVLGGTGKRYASVGDKIVVTVKSAISSSNLKKGTVSKAVVVRTKKEIRRKDGSYIRFEDNAAVLLGGNDEPRGTRIFGPVARELREKQFMKIVSLAPEVL; this is encoded by the coding sequence ATGGTACAACAAGAGTCAAGACTAAGTGTAGCGGATAACAGTGGTGCTAAAGAGGTACTTTGTATTCGCGTATTGGGAGGTACTGGTAAAAGGTATGCTTCTGTAGGAGACAAGATTGTTGTTACGGTTAAATCAGCAATTTCTTCTAGTAATCTCAAGAAAGGAACCGTATCTAAGGCAGTAGTCGTTAGAACGAAGAAGGAGATTCGTAGAAAGGACGGGTCTTATATTCGATTCGAGGACAATGCTGCAGTGCTTTTGGGTGGAAATGATGAGCCTAGAGGAACCAGGATTTTCGGGCCAGTGGCGAGAGAATTAAGAGAGAAGCAGTTTATGAAAATTGTTTCTTTAGCACCAGAAGTGCTTTAA
- the rpsN gene encoding 30S ribosomal protein S14, giving the protein MARESIKARERKREKLVAKYAAKRAELKAAGDYEGLDKLPRNSSKVRLHNRCKLTGRPKGYMRKFGISRVTFREMASAGKIPGVTKASW; this is encoded by the coding sequence ATGGCAAGAGAATCAATAAAAGCTAGAGAGCGCAAAAGAGAAAAACTTGTTGCTAAGTATGCTGCCAAAAGAGCTGAGCTAAAAGCTGCTGGTGATTACGAAGGCTTGGACAAGTTGCCGAGAAACTCTTCAAAAGTAAGGTTGCATAACAGATGTAAGCTTACCGGTAGGCCTAAGGGTTACATGAGAAAGTTTGGAATATCTAGGGTGACATTCAGAGAAATGGCGTCTGCAGGAAAAATTCCAGGTGTAACGAAAGCTAGCTGGTAA
- the rpmC gene encoding 50S ribosomal protein L29, whose product MKNSEIKGLSLEELKSKVIAEKDALAKLQFAHAITPIENPMRLKDSKKLVARLNTEIRAKELAQQ is encoded by the coding sequence ATGAAAAATTCTGAAATAAAAGGATTGTCATTGGAAGAGTTGAAATCTAAGGTTATTGCGGAGAAAGACGCTTTGGCTAAGTTGCAGTTTGCACATGCCATCACTCCAATAGAAAACCCTATGAGATTGAAAGACTCTAAGAAATTAGTAGCAAGGTTAAACACTGAAATCAGAGCTAAGGAATTGGCTCAACAATAA
- the rplE gene encoding 50S ribosomal protein L5, whose protein sequence is MANPRLRTKYSEEIVPALKEKFQYKSVMQVPKIEKISINRGIGDAVSDKKLVDAGVDELSMITGQKAVPTLSKKAISNFKLRENMPIGARVTLRGDKMYEFLDRLMAVALPRVRDFKGVKDKGFDGRGNYTLGVKEQIIFPEISIDKINRIAGMDITFVTTANTDEESFELLKAFGMPFAGKNNNN, encoded by the coding sequence ATGGCTAATCCTAGATTAAGAACAAAATACAGCGAGGAAATTGTTCCTGCATTGAAAGAGAAATTTCAGTACAAGTCTGTAATGCAAGTGCCTAAGATTGAGAAAATTTCAATCAACAGAGGTATTGGTGATGCGGTGTCTGACAAGAAATTGGTAGACGCAGGTGTGGATGAGTTGTCTATGATTACTGGCCAGAAGGCTGTTCCTACTTTGTCTAAAAAGGCAATCTCTAACTTCAAATTGAGAGAGAACATGCCGATCGGTGCACGTGTGACATTGAGAGGAGACAAGATGTACGAATTCTTGGATAGATTGATGGCTGTTGCGCTTCCACGTGTAAGAGATTTTAAAGGAGTGAAGGATAAAGGCTTTGACGGAAGAGGTAACTATACCTTGGGAGTCAAAGAACAGATCATTTTCCCAGAGATCTCAATTGATAAGATCAATAGAATCGCAGGTATGGACATCACGTTTGTGACAACTGCCAATACGGATGAAGAAAGTTTTGAATTGTTGAAAGCGTTTGGAATGCCTTTCGCTGGAAAAAATAATAATAACTAA
- the rpsQ gene encoding 30S ribosomal protein S17, with protein sequence METRNLRKERIGKVVSNKMDKTITVQVLRKVKHPIYGKFMSTTKKFSAHDENNDCGEGDTVKIMETRPLSKNKRWRLVEIIERAK encoded by the coding sequence ATGGAAACCAGAAATTTAAGAAAAGAACGTATCGGTAAAGTAGTCAGTAACAAGATGGATAAAACCATCACTGTACAAGTACTACGTAAGGTGAAGCACCCAATATACGGTAAGTTTATGAGTACAACGAAGAAATTCAGTGCTCATGATGAGAACAATGATTGCGGTGAAGGTGATACTGTAAAGATCATGGAGACGAGACCTTTGTCTAAGAACAAAAGGTGGAGATTAGTAGAAATAATAGAAAGAGCTAAATAA
- the rpsH gene encoding 30S ribosomal protein S8 yields the protein MTDPIADYLTRLRNAIAANHRIVEIPASNVKKEITKVLMDKGFIRNYKFEDDGVQGKIRIALKYNAESKESAIVHLERVSKPGLRKYVQSDALPRVLNGLGIAILSTSKGVISDKEAKGYNVGGEVLCYVY from the coding sequence ATGACAGATCCAATAGCAGATTATTTAACAAGATTGAGAAACGCTATCGCAGCGAATCATAGAATCGTAGAAATCCCTGCTTCTAATGTAAAGAAGGAGATTACTAAAGTATTGATGGACAAGGGGTTCATACGTAACTATAAGTTCGAAGATGATGGTGTTCAGGGGAAAATCAGAATTGCTTTGAAATACAATGCTGAATCCAAAGAATCGGCAATAGTACACCTCGAAAGAGTGTCTAAGCCTGGATTGAGAAAGTATGTGCAGTCTGACGCATTACCTAGAGTATTAAATGGACTTGGTATTGCAATTTTGTCAACTTCTAAAGGCGTTATTTCTGATAAAGAGGCCAAAGGTTACAATGTTGGCGGGGAAGTATTGTGTTACGTTTATTAA
- the rplP gene encoding 50S ribosomal protein L16, with the protein MLQPKRTKFRKKQKGRIKGIAQRGHTLAFGTFGIKSLEPGWITSRQIEASRIAMTRAMKREGQVWIRIFPDKPITKKPAEVRMGKGKGAPEYWVATIRPGTILFEAAGVSQETAKEALRLAQQKLPVRTKFVVRRDHQG; encoded by the coding sequence ATGTTACAACCAAAAAGAACCAAGTTCAGAAAGAAACAGAAAGGCAGAATCAAGGGTATAGCCCAGAGAGGACATACGCTGGCTTTCGGTACTTTTGGTATCAAGTCTTTGGAGCCCGGATGGATTACCAGTAGACAAATAGAGGCTTCTAGGATTGCAATGACTAGAGCAATGAAAAGAGAAGGTCAGGTTTGGATTAGAATTTTTCCAGACAAGCCTATCACTAAGAAGCCTGCTGAAGTAAGGATGGGTAAAGGTAAAGGAGCTCCTGAGTATTGGGTAGCGACAATTAGACCAGGTACTATCTTGTTTGAAGCGGCTGGTGTGAGTCAAGAGACAGCCAAGGAGGCGTTGAGATTGGCTCAACAGAAGCTGCCGGTGAGAACGAAGTTTGTTGTTAGAAGAGATCATCAGGGATAA
- the rplX gene encoding 50S ribosomal protein L24 gives MKFHVKKGDTVKVLSGNSKGKTGAILEVFPSKYRAIVEGLNMVTKHTKPSAENPEGGIKKVEASIHISNLMLVDPATGEATKVARKAGDDGKLVRVSKKTGEVING, from the coding sequence ATGAAATTTCACGTAAAAAAAGGGGACACTGTAAAAGTTCTATCTGGTAATTCTAAAGGAAAGACCGGTGCTATACTAGAGGTATTCCCAAGTAAGTATAGAGCGATCGTTGAGGGATTAAACATGGTGACTAAGCACACTAAGCCTTCAGCAGAGAATCCAGAAGGTGGCATCAAGAAAGTAGAAGCTTCTATTCATATCAGTAACTTGATGCTAGTAGACCCTGCAACAGGCGAAGCGACTAAAGTGGCTCGTAAAGCAGGAGATGATGGAAAATTGGTAAGAGTATCAAAAAAAACCGGGGAGGTAATCAATGGCTAA